From the genome of Excalfactoria chinensis isolate bCotChi1 chromosome 14, bCotChi1.hap2, whole genome shotgun sequence, one region includes:
- the MMD2 gene encoding monocyte to macrophage differentiation factor 2 — MLASRALDFQKTRYARFMNHRVPSNRRYQPTEYEHAANCATHAFWILPSILGSSILYILSDDRWETISAWIYGFGLSSLFIVSTIFHTISWKKRHLRTVEHCLHMFDRMVIYFFIAASYAPWLNLRELGPWASHMRWIIWIMASVGTVYVFFFHERYKLVELVCYVIMGFFPALVILSMPNRDGLPELVAGGISYCLGMVFFKSDGRIPFAHAIWHLFVAIGAGIHYYAIWRYLYRPSTLEAKTSR; from the exons ATGTTGGCGTCCAGAGCCCTGGATTTCCAGAAGACGCGCTACGCCAG GTTCATGAACCACCGTGTCCCCTCCAACCGCAGGTACCAGCCGACGGAGTATGAGCATGCGGCCAACTGTGCCACGCACGCG TTCTGGATCCTGCCCAGCATCCTTGGCAGCTCCATCCTCTATATCCTCTCTGATGACCGGTGGGAGACGATCTCAGCCTGGATCTACGGCTTCGGCTTGTCCAGCCTCTTCATTGTCTCCACCATCTTCCACACCATCTCCTGGAAGAAGAGGCATCTCAG GACTGTGGAGCACTGCTTGCACATGTTCGACAGGATGGTGATCTACTTCTTCATCGCAGCATCATATGCTCCATG GCTGAACCTACGGGAGCTGGGGCCCTGGGCCTCCCACATGCGCTGGATCATCTGGATCATGGCATCTGTTGGCACCGTCTATGTGTTCTTCTTCCATGAGCG GTACAAGCTGGTGGAGCTGGTGTGCTACGTGATCATGGGCTTCTTCCCCGCCTTGGTCATCCTCTCCATG CCCAACAGGGATGGCCTCCCAGAGCTGGTGGCTGGTGGGATTTCCTACTGCCTGGGCATGGTCTTCTTCAAAAGCGATGGCCGCATCCCCTTCGCCCACGCCATCTGGCACCTCTTTGTGGCCATTGGAGCTGGCATCCATTACTACGCCATCTGGAGGTACCTCTACCGGCCCAGCACTCTGGAGGCCAAAACGTCCCGATAG